A single Cottoperca gobio chromosome 5, fCotGob3.1, whole genome shotgun sequence DNA region contains:
- the asip1 gene encoding agouti signaling protein 1: MHAFLLLVCFALAATEYSFASAHMIPDESLSTNRVVISNTLSQSLDIPQPVIVALPKSVKKNKKTKKHKKNKFSVKKRPPPPANCIPLWGSCKSPSNVCCDFCAFCQCRLFRTVCFCRMGNPHC, from the exons ATGCATGCCTTCCTGCTGCTTGTCTGCTTTGCCCTCGCTGCGACAGAGTACTCCTTTGCCTCTGCCCACATGATCCCCGATGAGAGTCTCTCCACGAATAGAGTCGTTATATCGAACACTCTTTCCCAAAGCCTTGACATACCCCAACCTGTTATTGTAG CATTGCCAAAATCagtgaagaagaacaagaaaacaaagaaacataaaaag aacaAATTTAGTGTGAAGAagcgccctcctcctcctgctaaCTGCATTCCCTTGTGGGGAAGCTGTAAATCTCCCAGCAATGTGTGCTGTGATTTCTGTGCTTTCTGCCAGTGTCGGCTCTTCAGAACTGTCTGTTTCTGTCGAATGGGCAACCCTCACTGCTGA